In a single window of the Orcinus orca chromosome 9, mOrcOrc1.1, whole genome shotgun sequence genome:
- the LOC101283336 gene encoding LOW QUALITY PROTEIN: olfactory receptor-like protein OLF3 (The sequence of the model RefSeq protein was modified relative to this genomic sequence to represent the inferred CDS: substituted 1 base at 1 genomic stop codon) has product MGQGNKTQTWVSEFVLLRLSSDWGTQVSLFVLILAMYLATVVGNFLILLLIGLHSRLHTSMYFFLSVLSFVDLCYVNSFAPHMLAHLLSVXKSIPFHSCVLQLYAPLALGGSAFFLLGAMAYDRCVMVCYPLHYTVIMHRGLCLGLAAGCLVAGFVNSLMETIITFRLLLCHSVINHFACATLAVLRLVCVDIYFNKVMVVASVFLVIMLPCSLVLFSYGRIVVAILRICSTQRRSKVSGTCASHLTVVCVCFGTTIFTYLGPRSASSVEEEKTVALFYAVVAPMLNSLIYSLRNKEVTAALYKFLEKFRDKG; this is encoded by the coding sequence ATGGGCCAGGGAAATAAAACGCAGACATGGGTGAGTGAGTTCGTTTTGCTGCGGCTGTCCAGTGACTGGGGGACTCAagtctccctttttgtcttgatcTTGGCCATGTACTTGGCGACTGTTGTGGGAAATTTCCTCATTCTTCTTCTGATCGGACTGCACAGCAGGCTTCATACCTCCATGTATTTCTTCCTTAGTGTTTTATCTTTTGTGGACCTTTGTTATGTAAACAGTTTTGCCCCACACATGCTGGCCCACCTGCTCTCAGTCTAGAAGTCCATCCCATTCCACAGCTGTGTGCTCCAGCTCTATGCACCCCTGGCATTGGGTGGGTCTGCGTTCTTTCTGCTGGGAGCCATGGCCTATGACCGCTGCGTGATGGTGTGCTACCCGCTGCACTACACAGTCATCATGCACAGAGGGCTGTGCCTGGGGCTGGCTGCCGGCTGCTTGGTGGCTGGTTTCGTGAATTCACTGATGGAAACAATCATCACCTTTCGGCTTCTCCTGTGTCACAGTGTTATTAATCACTTTGCCTGTGCGACCCTAGCAGTGCTACGGCTAGTCTGTGTGGACATCTACTTCAACAAGGTCATGGTGGTTGCCTCAGTATTTCTGGTGATCATGCTTCCCTGTTCCCTGGTTCTGTTCTCCTATGGTCGTATAGTTGTTGCCATTCTGCGCATTTGTTCTACTCAGAGACGTAGCAAAGTGTCTGGGACGTGCGCTTCTCACCTCACTGTGGTTTGCGTGTGCTTTGGGACTACCATCTTCACCTACCTGGGGCCACGGTCAGCCTCCTCAGTGGAAGAGGAGAAGACGGTTGCTCTATTCTATGCTGTGGTGGCACCTATGTTGAACTCCTTGATTTACAGCTTGAGGAATAAAGAAGTTACGGCTGCTCTCtataaatttttagagaaattcAGAGATAAAGGGTAA